A single Amphiprion ocellaris isolate individual 3 ecotype Okinawa chromosome 1, ASM2253959v1, whole genome shotgun sequence DNA region contains:
- the LOC111574037 gene encoding protein C19orf12 homolog — protein MSPRMDNVMHLCCELSAHHQIKVAVKNSTKGAVVAGGAAFVGGMLGGPPGIAVGGAVGGLLGSWMTSGEFKPLPQILMELPPNQQEKLYKDIMAVLGSLDWTDAAQLLALVMGNSTLQQQVTAALLSYITKELRAEVRYQD, from the exons ATGTCTCCACGAATGGATAACGTCATGCATTTGTGCTGTGAATTATCAGCTCATCATCAAATCAAGGTTGCTGTGAAAAACTCCACCAAAGGAGCAGTGGTGGCAGGAGGAGCTGCCTTTGTAGGCGGGATGCTCGGTGGACCTCCAGGGATTGCAGTTG gtggagcagTCGGCGGTCTATTGGGCAGCTGGATGACCAGCGGTGAGTTCAAGCCTCTGCCTCAGATCCTGATGGAGTTGCCTCCTAACCAGCAAGAGAAGCTCTATAAGGACATCATGGCAGTGTTAGGCAGCCTGGACTGGACAGATGCAGCTCAGCTCCTTGCTCTTGTAATGGGCAACAGCACTCTCCAGCAGCAGGTCACTGCTGCACTGCTCAGCTACATCACAAAGGAACTCAGAGCAGAGGTTCGTTATCAAGATTGA